One stretch of Candidatus Baltobacteraceae bacterium DNA includes these proteins:
- a CDS encoding CoA transferase codes for MKLVDAGRGLAAGYASRMLASAGARVTRVIDTSTPPDPHRDADPAVHAYFDRSQNHIEVNLTTAEGKRDLKTLCLDADALIDDRRPKDSEPRGLDFASLSAVNAQIVVANVTPFGTTGPYRNYRGSDAVVAFMSGLGYMNPRDMPKEGDGRKQPPIKLPGSLVSIYGGISTAGAVLAGLRLREQTGKGHHVDVSMVETLIPTMRRELSKYFYEGIISSRFMRVWKLAPWGIKKCRDGYVFLQIVEEHHWLGFVDMMGNPGWALDKRYLDNDYRYDNRVDIEKRIAPWLAAHPKAEIAWEAQKRSVPFAAVNTLRDLAHMPQLAAREFFEPYADGVLPPRLIPGEPYPA; via the coding sequence GTGAAGCTGGTTGACGCCGGTCGGGGTCTGGCTGCAGGGTATGCATCGCGCATGCTCGCGTCTGCGGGCGCGCGTGTCACACGCGTCATCGACACGAGCACGCCGCCCGATCCCCATCGCGATGCAGATCCCGCCGTGCATGCGTACTTCGATCGATCGCAAAACCACATCGAAGTCAATTTGACGACGGCCGAAGGCAAGCGCGATCTCAAGACGTTGTGTTTGGACGCCGATGCGCTAATCGACGATCGCCGCCCCAAGGATAGTGAACCGCGCGGTCTCGATTTCGCAAGTCTCTCGGCCGTGAACGCGCAAATCGTCGTTGCGAACGTCACGCCGTTCGGCACGACCGGACCGTATCGCAATTACCGCGGCAGCGACGCCGTCGTCGCGTTCATGTCGGGTCTAGGTTACATGAATCCGCGCGACATGCCCAAAGAGGGCGACGGACGCAAGCAGCCGCCGATCAAGCTGCCCGGTTCGCTCGTTTCGATCTACGGCGGCATCAGCACCGCGGGTGCGGTCTTGGCCGGCTTGCGCTTGCGCGAGCAAACCGGCAAAGGCCATCACGTCGACGTCTCGATGGTCGAGACGCTCATTCCGACCATGCGCCGCGAGCTTTCGAAATATTTCTACGAAGGCATAATCTCATCGCGCTTCATGCGCGTCTGGAAGCTGGCGCCGTGGGGAATCAAGAAGTGCCGCGACGGTTACGTCTTCTTGCAAATCGTCGAAGAGCATCATTGGCTTGGGTTCGTCGACATGATGGGCAACCCGGGATGGGCGCTCGACAAACGCTATCTCGACAACGACTATCGCTACGACAATCGCGTCGACATCGAGAAGCGCATTGCGCCGTGGCTCGCCGCGCACCCAAAAGCCGAGATCGCATGGGAAGCTCAAAAGCGATCGGTGCCGTTCGCCGCGGTCAACACGCTGCGGGACCTCGCGCACATGCCGCAGCTGGCTGCGCGTGAATTTTTCGAACCGTACGCCGACGGCGTGCTGCCGCCGCGCTTGATTCCGGGGGAGCCGTATCCCGCATGA
- a CDS encoding NAD(P)-dependent oxidoreductase, with protein MEIGFIGLGAMGMPMARNIAERLKLRPRVYDANPKALEAAKAWAEVCASPRDVAREGGIVLSMLPADAHVNAVALGENGIATLTGNFTYADFSTISPDTIKLVGKKLAQRGVATIGGACTLGVAAAEKGTLTIYVDGDEKLVDKWRPVFSAFAETIAYIGELGHAKLIKLMNNYFAAVNVALTAEALQIGMKAGIDAETLVMSLEKGSADSFVLRNHFEKFYLKDDVGPGRFGIDYMIKDINILIEYCRANHAPLMVGATANALYRGASAAGYGKHYYPVILRWLQETTGAKG; from the coding sequence GTGGAGATTGGGTTCATTGGCCTCGGGGCGATGGGGATGCCGATGGCGCGCAACATCGCGGAGCGCCTGAAGCTTCGGCCCCGCGTCTACGACGCGAACCCGAAAGCGCTGGAAGCTGCGAAGGCCTGGGCCGAGGTCTGCGCCTCACCGCGCGACGTCGCGCGCGAGGGAGGCATCGTGCTTTCGATGCTTCCGGCCGATGCGCACGTCAACGCGGTCGCGCTCGGCGAGAACGGCATCGCCACGTTGACCGGCAACTTCACGTACGCCGATTTCAGCACGATCAGCCCCGACACAATCAAGCTCGTCGGCAAAAAGCTTGCGCAGCGCGGCGTCGCGACGATCGGCGGCGCGTGCACGCTCGGCGTCGCCGCGGCCGAAAAGGGCACGCTGACGATTTACGTCGACGGCGACGAGAAGCTCGTCGACAAATGGCGTCCCGTGTTCTCGGCATTCGCCGAAACGATCGCGTACATCGGCGAGCTCGGTCACGCGAAGCTGATCAAGCTGATGAACAACTATTTTGCAGCCGTCAATGTGGCGCTAACCGCAGAAGCGTTGCAAATCGGGATGAAAGCCGGCATCGATGCCGAGACGCTCGTCATGTCGCTGGAAAAAGGTTCTGCCGACAGCTTCGTGCTGCGCAATCATTTCGAAAAATTCTATTTGAAAGACGACGTCGGGCCGGGACGATTCGGCATCGACTACATGATCAAGGACATCAACATCCTGATCGAATATTGCCGCGCGAATCACGCGCCGCTGATGGTCGGCGCCACGGCCAATGCGCTGTATCGCGGAGCCTCGGCCGCCGGCTACGGCAAGCACTATTATCCGGTCATCTTGCGCTGGCTGCAAGAGACGACGGGAGCCAAAGGATGA
- a CDS encoding MaoC family dehydratase: MAVAVLKSNVAAGDVLPEIARQFRLDDFKRKDEQTIHTDMAAAQREGLAAPVAIGPQVASLIFRQLREAFGPGWLEGGTCSLTFRRPVLVTDFCVARGKVTGMSSEAKGVRVACEVWIENQRGEKVIVGSASGILPKT, encoded by the coding sequence ATGGCGGTCGCAGTTCTGAAATCGAACGTCGCCGCCGGCGACGTGCTCCCCGAGATCGCGCGGCAATTCCGCCTCGACGATTTCAAGCGCAAAGACGAGCAGACGATTCACACCGACATGGCTGCCGCCCAGCGCGAAGGTTTGGCCGCGCCCGTTGCGATCGGTCCGCAAGTTGCATCCCTGATCTTCCGCCAATTGCGCGAAGCCTTCGGACCCGGCTGGCTCGAGGGCGGCACGTGCTCGCTCACGTTTCGGCGTCCCGTACTCGTGACCGATTTCTGCGTTGCACGCGGCAAAGTTACGGGGATGTCGAGCGAAGCCAAGGGTGTGCGCGTTGCGTGTGAAGTCTGGATCGAGAATCAACGCGGTGAGAAAGTGATCGTCGGCTCGGCCTCAGGGATTCTGCCGAAAACGTGA
- a CDS encoding N-acyl homoserine lactonase family protein, with protein MRGRDSTIVVDSGLPPDEALRRGITDAKDVAAALSEIGVDADAVRMVVLTHLHWDHASNAVRFPKATFVAQRAELEWLTSPLLGEKTIGRFYSDINTFTKMADAGRFRLLDGDETIVPGIEALKVGGHTPGSQMVVVDGHNGQSVIAGDAIPMNRSYVERIPTGIHINLLQAIGALERIDMIRPATLFTGHDPEAALSLL; from the coding sequence GTGAGAGGCCGGGATTCGACGATCGTCGTCGATAGCGGGCTCCCGCCCGACGAAGCTTTGCGGCGCGGGATCACCGATGCGAAAGACGTCGCCGCAGCGCTGAGCGAAATCGGCGTCGACGCGGATGCGGTTCGCATGGTCGTGCTCACGCATCTGCACTGGGATCACGCTTCAAACGCCGTGCGCTTTCCGAAAGCGACGTTCGTAGCGCAACGCGCCGAGCTCGAATGGCTCACGAGCCCGCTGCTCGGCGAGAAAACGATCGGCCGTTTTTACAGCGACATCAACACGTTTACGAAGATGGCCGATGCCGGACGCTTTCGTTTGCTCGACGGCGACGAGACGATCGTGCCCGGGATCGAAGCGCTCAAAGTCGGCGGCCACACGCCGGGTTCGCAGATGGTCGTCGTCGACGGACACAACGGCCAATCGGTCATCGCGGGCGATGCGATTCCGATGAACCGCAGCTACGTCGAGCGCATTCCCACCGGCATCCACATCAATCTACTGCAAGCGATCGGCGCGCTCGAGCGCATCGACATGATTCGACCAGCGACACTTTTCACCGGTCACGACCCCGAAGCCGCGCTCAGCCTCCTGTAG
- a CDS encoding MaoC family dehydratase produces MTEGASKTRVEADAQGKRATYDEIVVGTVLGEMDWVVTEDMVELQCRLDLDYDEFYTLDSPYGGRIAPPQITYRPPRWLLSRTYNVRGLFYKWQMENVRPIRINEQLHVICRITDKYVKNDREYIVYTAEATDVKGDVVFRTERVHVLDALERTAPRAGEGIDTGIKAERI; encoded by the coding sequence ATGACCGAAGGAGCCAGCAAAACCCGCGTTGAGGCCGACGCTCAGGGAAAACGTGCAACGTACGATGAGATCGTCGTCGGGACGGTCCTCGGCGAGATGGATTGGGTCGTCACCGAGGACATGGTCGAGCTGCAATGCCGATTGGATCTCGACTACGACGAGTTCTATACGCTCGATTCGCCGTATGGCGGACGCATCGCACCGCCGCAAATCACCTATCGTCCGCCGCGTTGGCTGCTTTCGCGCACCTACAACGTGCGCGGGCTCTTCTACAAGTGGCAGATGGAGAACGTCCGCCCGATTCGGATCAACGAGCAGCTGCACGTCATCTGCCGCATTACGGACAAGTACGTGAAGAACGATCGCGAATACATCGTCTACACCGCCGAGGCAACCGATGTAAAAGGTGACGTCGTCTTTCGCACGGAGCGCGTGCACGTGCTCGACGCGCTCGAGCGCACGGCGCCGCGCGCGGGCGAAGGGATCGACACCGGCATCAAGGCGGAGCGCATCTAA
- a CDS encoding MFS transporter, with the protein MVASFAELDQAKVNRFHVLVTFLSGMGVFLEGYDFTNIGAALVFLIPYYHLTPLTTSWLAISTYLGTVVGALGAGYLADRFGRRHLYMWDVVAYAFFGLLSAVSFSYPMLFLARVGLGAGIGADQALSFTIIGEFAPRKSRGKLNGSTMILWGVGAFASFLISYLLLPIAGPNTWRIVFAFSAIPALLVLIGRRALPETPRWLLQHGLTSQAKEAMDHTLSGATNEAPLDTRVIGPTPKVQLPAFKDLFSNPVQAKRTLYIVAMWGLVTVSTYGISFFTPIVFKHLGYTDQRALLGGVFVGLCATVGAFLMTVTVDKWGRKTLAAGGFLVMAAIIATVGTIGKEIAFPLLLTLFCLFQFAAFWGPGAVVVVTAPEMFPTRLRSLGVGLGSAAGRVGAIAGILMLPTLLASFGLSITVYVFAAVSTVAFILMLLLGTESKDTSLEGFTEIAPIEQAAYV; encoded by the coding sequence GTGGTTGCAAGTTTTGCCGAACTCGATCAAGCGAAGGTCAATCGCTTTCACGTCCTGGTGACGTTTCTTTCGGGTATGGGCGTCTTTTTGGAAGGCTACGACTTCACCAACATCGGTGCAGCGCTCGTCTTCCTGATTCCCTACTACCACTTGACGCCGCTCACGACGTCGTGGCTTGCAATCTCGACGTACCTCGGTACGGTCGTCGGGGCGCTTGGCGCGGGATATCTCGCCGATCGCTTCGGCCGCCGTCATCTTTATATGTGGGACGTGGTCGCGTACGCATTCTTCGGATTGCTTAGTGCGGTTTCGTTCAGCTATCCGATGCTCTTTCTTGCGCGCGTCGGACTGGGCGCGGGCATCGGCGCCGACCAAGCGCTGAGCTTCACGATCATCGGCGAATTTGCACCGCGCAAGTCACGCGGCAAGCTGAACGGCTCGACGATGATTCTGTGGGGCGTCGGCGCATTCGCGTCGTTCCTGATCAGCTATCTCTTGCTGCCGATCGCCGGACCGAATACCTGGCGCATCGTGTTCGCGTTCTCTGCGATTCCCGCACTGCTCGTTTTGATCGGACGGCGGGCACTTCCGGAGACGCCACGCTGGCTGCTCCAGCACGGACTCACCTCGCAAGCGAAAGAGGCGATGGATCACACGCTATCCGGCGCGACGAACGAAGCACCGCTCGATACGCGCGTCATCGGACCCACGCCGAAAGTGCAGCTTCCGGCGTTCAAAGATCTCTTCAGCAATCCGGTGCAAGCCAAACGCACGCTCTATATCGTCGCGATGTGGGGGCTTGTCACCGTTTCAACATATGGAATAAGTTTCTTCACACCGATCGTGTTCAAACATCTCGGCTACACGGATCAACGCGCACTTCTGGGCGGCGTGTTCGTCGGATTGTGCGCAACGGTCGGTGCGTTCTTGATGACGGTCACGGTCGACAAGTGGGGTCGAAAGACGCTCGCGGCCGGCGGATTCCTCGTCATGGCTGCCATCATCGCGACCGTCGGTACGATCGGAAAAGAGATCGCGTTCCCGCTCTTGCTCACGCTCTTCTGTCTCTTCCAGTTTGCGGCGTTCTGGGGACCGGGCGCGGTCGTCGTCGTCACTGCGCCCGAGATGTTCCCGACGCGACTGCGTTCGCTCGGCGTCGGTCTCGGGTCGGCTGCGGGACGGGTTGGTGCAATCGCGGGCATTCTGATGCTGCCGACGCTGCTTGCATCATTCGGGCTTTCGATCACGGTGTACGTGTTCGCGGCGGTATCGACGGTCGCGTTCATCCTCATGCTGCTCCTCGGAACCGAATCGAAGGACACGTCGCTCGAAGGCTTCACGGAAATCGCTCCGATCGAGCAGGCAGCCTACGTTTGA
- a CDS encoding GntR family transcriptional regulator: protein MSSSNSLNVDIRASIASALAEEIVAGRLRAGADLNSVELARRFDTSRTPVREALLMLEKAGLVEIESRRRPRVRRWSRAEVRELYLVRAALYALVAEQIVANSSDDELKLLSACYEELATAAEAHDLERFFAANVAFREIEARICHNSQLRQILDSLGLRVQQLRHYSISLPGGMNESRSDRKRLIRAYYERDAQLAAALSRSTVLRALARIEHSGWRGME, encoded by the coding sequence TTGTCTAGCTCAAATTCCCTAAATGTCGACATAAGAGCCTCGATTGCATCAGCGCTCGCCGAAGAGATCGTCGCGGGACGGCTGCGTGCCGGGGCCGACCTGAACTCCGTCGAGCTGGCCCGCCGATTCGATACGAGCCGCACGCCGGTCCGCGAGGCGCTCCTCATGCTCGAGAAAGCCGGCCTGGTCGAAATCGAGTCCCGCCGGCGCCCGCGCGTGCGGCGCTGGAGCCGGGCCGAGGTCCGCGAGCTGTACCTGGTCCGCGCTGCGCTGTACGCGCTGGTCGCCGAGCAGATCGTCGCAAACTCGAGCGACGACGAGCTGAAGCTCCTGAGCGCTTGCTACGAAGAGCTGGCGACTGCCGCCGAGGCGCACGATCTCGAGCGCTTCTTCGCGGCCAACGTCGCGTTCCGCGAGATTGAAGCGCGGATCTGCCATAACTCGCAGCTGCGGCAGATTCTCGACTCGCTGGGCTTGCGCGTGCAGCAGCTGCGCCACTACAGCATCTCGCTTCCCGGCGGAATGAACGAATCGCGCTCCGATCGCAAGCGTTTGATTCGCGCCTATTACGAACGTGACGCGCAGCTTGCGGCTGCGCTTAGCCGCTCGACCGTTTTGCGCGCACTAGCGCGCATCGAGCACTCAGGTTGGAGGGGAATGGAATGA
- a CDS encoding amidohydrolase family protein: MSVPIVDMRLRPPLPQWAGSDAFKSAMWYARKGPGFLGARSAWNESMDDLLAEMDASNIRYGVIIGRASFGAGALGSFDNASMIDALEKWPNRFLGFLGMDLENIPQSIKHVRELAGHKGVKGISIEPGSSKTPRLADDKALMPIYDLASELKLPISISLSGLLSALAGHDMTWCSPIPVQRVAFKYPQLPIICSHASWPFAAEMVSIALTCPNIYVSPDVYISTAYMPCAQTYIDAANCFLSERTLWGTAYPSRGHAEAVRDTTTFNWAPGVLDKAYWHNPARLLNLTLDDRSK, translated from the coding sequence ATGAGTGTACCGATCGTCGACATGCGGTTGCGTCCGCCGCTGCCGCAGTGGGCAGGAAGCGACGCATTCAAGAGTGCGATGTGGTACGCGCGTAAAGGTCCGGGATTTCTGGGCGCGCGTTCTGCCTGGAACGAATCGATGGACGATCTGCTCGCCGAGATGGATGCAAGCAACATCCGCTACGGCGTCATCATCGGCCGCGCTTCGTTTGGCGCCGGCGCGCTCGGCAGCTTCGACAACGCGTCGATGATCGACGCGCTCGAGAAGTGGCCGAATCGTTTTCTCGGCTTCCTTGGAATGGATCTCGAGAACATTCCGCAGTCGATCAAGCACGTGCGCGAGCTGGCCGGGCACAAAGGCGTCAAAGGCATCTCGATCGAGCCGGGCTCCTCGAAGACGCCGCGCCTTGCCGACGACAAAGCCCTCATGCCGATCTACGATCTCGCATCCGAGCTGAAGCTTCCGATTTCGATATCGCTGAGCGGCTTGCTCAGCGCGCTAGCGGGCCACGACATGACCTGGTGCAGCCCGATTCCGGTGCAGCGCGTCGCGTTCAAATATCCGCAGCTGCCGATCATCTGTTCGCACGCGTCGTGGCCGTTCGCCGCCGAGATGGTTTCGATCGCGCTGACGTGCCCGAACATTTACGTCTCACCGGACGTCTATATTTCGACGGCATACATGCCGTGCGCGCAAACGTACATCGACGCTGCAAACTGTTTTCTATCCGAGCGCACGCTTTGGGGGACGGCGTATCCGAGTCGCGGACACGCTGAAGCCGTGCGCGATACGACCACATTCAATTGGGCTCCCGGCGTTCTCGACAAAGCCTATTGGCACAATCCTGCGAGGCTCTTGAACCTCACACTCGACGATCGGAGCAAATAG
- a CDS encoding carboxymuconolactone decarboxylase family protein — protein sequence MDENELKKLTQETAKRLFGTPKDGEGVYALWKEFDPELARQFSMFVTGRLYAREILTQKERELCAVAALAVLNFWDELRIHCGAALNAGANAKEVAEVIFQMSTYGGVPCMVEGLRTLKSVLQERGEWPS from the coding sequence ATGGACGAGAACGAGCTCAAGAAGCTGACGCAGGAAACTGCGAAGCGGCTCTTTGGAACGCCGAAAGACGGCGAAGGCGTCTACGCGCTGTGGAAAGAGTTCGATCCCGAGCTGGCGCGGCAGTTCTCGATGTTCGTCACTGGCCGCTTGTACGCGCGCGAGATCCTCACGCAGAAAGAGCGCGAGCTATGCGCGGTTGCGGCGCTCGCTGTGCTGAATTTCTGGGACGAATTGCGCATTCACTGCGGCGCGGCGCTCAACGCCGGTGCGAACGCAAAAGAAGTTGCCGAAGTGATCTTTCAAATGTCGACGTACGGCGGCGTGCCGTGCATGGTCGAGGGCCTGCGCACGCTCAAAAGCGTTCTGCAAGAACGCGGCGAGTGGCCTAGCTAA
- a CDS encoding NAD(P)-dependent oxidoreductase, producing MKVGVIGVGAMGTPIALNLARNGNTVFTYDRNHARGADPDLKAHTTFCPDVASVVRASELTITMTTNDDAVFDVAQQIVAEPKRTTSIYVDLSSTSLDATRKLDAMMQKAGIAFLDAAVYGLGVQGAKDGKSPIVISGPRATYDKIASVIAPLGDVDYVGELGRAKIIKILNNQLVGAFCVAAAEIVTIGLAAGIPMEKIIESLTAGSGTSYILERYYPSYIRSGSFGLGLIPITYMIKDIALACSLAQEVGAEATVTELCRQIYQAAENTVGDLPFPEVFSFYKQLNSKKREEVPA from the coding sequence ATGAAGGTTGGAGTTATCGGCGTCGGCGCGATGGGCACGCCGATCGCGCTCAATCTTGCTCGCAACGGCAACACCGTCTTCACGTACGATCGCAATCATGCGCGCGGCGCCGATCCCGATCTCAAAGCCCACACCACGTTTTGTCCGGACGTTGCGTCCGTCGTTCGCGCCTCCGAGCTGACGATCACGATGACGACCAACGACGACGCCGTATTCGACGTTGCGCAGCAAATCGTCGCCGAACCGAAACGCACCACCTCGATCTACGTCGATTTGAGCAGCACCTCGCTGGATGCGACGCGCAAGCTCGACGCGATGATGCAAAAAGCCGGCATTGCGTTTCTCGATGCTGCAGTCTACGGTCTCGGCGTGCAGGGCGCTAAAGACGGCAAGTCGCCGATCGTGATCAGCGGTCCGCGCGCAACCTACGATAAAATCGCAAGCGTCATCGCGCCGCTCGGGGACGTTGACTACGTCGGCGAGCTCGGACGCGCGAAGATCATCAAGATCCTGAACAACCAGCTGGTCGGCGCATTTTGCGTCGCGGCCGCGGAAATCGTGACGATCGGGCTCGCGGCCGGGATTCCGATGGAGAAGATCATCGAGAGTCTGACCGCAGGCTCGGGGACAAGCTACATTCTCGAACGCTACTATCCCTCATACATTCGCAGCGGATCGTTCGGACTCGGATTGATTCCGATCACCTACATGATCAAGGACATTGCGCTTGCCTGCAGCTTGGCACAAGAAGTCGGCGCGGAGGCGACGGTGACGGAGCTGTGCCGCCAAATCTATCAGGCAGCCGAAAACACGGTCGGCGATTTGCCGTTCCCCGAAGTCTTTTCATTTTACAAGCAGCTTAATAGCAAGAAGCGCGAAGAGGTCCCGGCATGA